The following are from one region of the Ornithorhynchus anatinus isolate Pmale09 chromosome X1, mOrnAna1.pri.v4, whole genome shotgun sequence genome:
- the LOC103168889 gene encoding excitatory amino acid transporter 4-like isoform X1 encodes MGESRAHANSLFLNEAAAKRLSGETRLQQLHLAMQHRAARARLQVQTLTRERVLSFLRRNAFLLLTISSVIIGISLAFALRPYKMSYRQIKYFSFPGELLMRMLQMLVLPLIVSSLVTGMASLDSASSGRMGVRAVVYYMVTTVLAVFTGILMVTIIHPGKGSKTTLHREGQVEQVSAADAFMDLIRNMFPPNLVEACFKQFKTHYSTRVVTRVAPRSGNMTESGPSLSPPPENVTGILYNVSQALGSLQKVLKYEEVVPVPGSVSGVNALGLVVFSVCFGLVVGRMKQKGRILQEFFDSLNEAIMHLVGIIIWYAPVGILFLISGKILEMEDLAVMGGQLGLYTLTVIVGLLIHALCILPLLYFLVTRKNPYVFIGGMLQALITAMGTSSSSATLPITFRCLEENIGVDRRITRFVLPVGATINMDGTALYEALAAIFIAQVNNYELNLGQIITISITATAASIGAAGIPQAGLVTMVIVLTSVGLPSEDITLIIAVDWFLDRLRTMTNVLGDALGAGIVEHLSRHELDTEQDVEPGRSGLRESAKPYHLIAQENPSHKHRGGETKM; translated from the exons ATGGGTGAGTCCAGGGCCCACGCCAACAGCCTCTTCCTGAACGAGGCTGCGGCCAAGCGGCTGAGTGGGGAGACCCGGCTACAGCAACTCCACCTGGCCATGCAGCATCGGGCGGCTCGGGCCCGGCTCCAGGTGCAGACGCTGACTCGGGAACGAGTCCTCAGCTTCCTGCGTCGAAATGCATTCTTGTTGCTCACCATCAGCTCCGTCATCATAG GGATCAGCCTGGCCTTTGCCCTGCGGCCCTACAAGATGAGCTACCGCCAGATCAAGTATTTCTCCTTCCCCGGGGAGCTGCTGATGCGGATGCTGCAGATGCTGGTCCTGCCCCTGATCGTCTCTAGCCTGGTTACTG GCATGGCCTCCTTGGACAGCGCGTCTTCGGGCCGGATGGGGGTGCGGGCGGTGGTGTACTACATGGTGACCACGGTCCTGGCAGTCTTCACTGGCATCCTCATGGTGACCATCATCCACCCGGGCAAAGGCTCCAAGACCACACTGCACCGCGAGGGCCAGGTGGAGCAGGTGTCCGCCGCCGACGCCTTCATGGATCTCATTAG GAACATGTTCCCGCCCAATCTGGTGGAAGCATGCTTCAAACAG TTCAAGACCCACTACAGCACCAGGGTGGTGACCCGGGTGGCCCCACGGTCAGGCAATATGACGGAATCGGGGcccagcctgtctccccctccggagaATGTCACGGGGATCCTGTACAATGTGAGCCAGGCTCTGGGCAGCCTGCAGAAGGTGCTGAAGTATGAGGAGGTCGTGCCCGTGCCTGGCTCGGTCAGCGGGGTCAACGCCCTAGGGCTGGTGGTCTTCTCCGTCTGCTTTggcctggttgtgggcaggatgaagcagaagggtcGGATTCTGCAGGAATTCTTCGACAGTCTCAACGAGGCCATCATGCATCTTGTGGGCATCATCATCTG GTACGCGCCCGTGGGCATTCTCTTCCTGATTTCGGGCAAAATCTTGGAGATGGAGGACCTGGCGGTGATGGGGGGCCAGCTGGGGCTGTACACGCTGACTGTCATCGTGGGGCTGCTCATCCACGCCCTCTGCATCTTGCCCCTGCTCTACTTCCTCGTCACCCGCAAGAACCCATACGTCTTCATCGGGGGCATGCTGCAGGCCCTCATCACCGCCATGGGCACGTCTTCCAG ctcagcCACCCTGCCCATCACGTTCCGCTGCCTGGAGGAGAACATTGGTGTGGACCGGCGCATCACCCGCTTTGTGCTGCCTGTGGGCGCCACCATCAACATGGACGGCACGGCACTCTATGAAGCGCTGGCCGCCATCTTCATCGCTCAGGTCAACAACTATGAGCTCAACCTGGGCCAGATCATCACCATCAG CATCACGGCCACTGCGGCCAGCATCGGGGCGGCGGGCATCCCCCAGGCGGGCCTCGTGACCATGGTCATCGTCCTGACCTCCGTCGGCCTCCCCTCTGAGGACATCACCCTTATCATTGCGGTGGACTGGTTTTT AGACCGCCTGCGCACCATGACCAATGTGCTGGGGGATGCCCTGGGGGCAGGCATCGTGGAGCACCTGTCCCGACACGAGCTGGACACGGAGCAGGATGTCGAGCCGGGACGCTCGGGCCTCAGGGAGAGCGCCAAGCCTTACCACCTCATCGCCCAGGAGAACCCCAGCCATAAGCACCGTGGCGGTGAAACCAAGATGTGA
- the LOC103168889 gene encoding excitatory amino acid transporter 1-like isoform X2 → MGESRAHANSLFLNEAAAKRLSGETRLQQLHLAMQHRAARARLQVQTLTRERVLSFLRRNAFLLLTISSVIIGISLAFALRPYKMSYRQIKYFSFPGELLMRMLQMLVLPLIVSSLVTGMASLDSASSGRMGVRAVVYYMVTTVLAVFTGILMVTIIHPGKGSKTTLHREGQVEQVSAADAFMDLIRNMFPPNLVEACFKQFKTHYSTRVVTRVAPRSGNMTESGPSLSPPPENVTGILYNVSQALGSLQKVLKYEEVVPVPGSVSGVNALGLVVFSVCFGLVVGRMKQKGRILQEFFDSLNEAIMHLVGIIICSATLPITFRCLEENIGVDRRITRFVLPVGATINMDGTALYEALAAIFIAQVNNYELNLGQIITISITATAASIGAAGIPQAGLVTMVIVLTSVGLPSEDITLIIAVDWFLDRLRTMTNVLGDALGAGIVEHLSRHELDTEQDVEPGRSGLRESAKPYHLIAQENPSHKHRGGETKM, encoded by the exons ATGGGTGAGTCCAGGGCCCACGCCAACAGCCTCTTCCTGAACGAGGCTGCGGCCAAGCGGCTGAGTGGGGAGACCCGGCTACAGCAACTCCACCTGGCCATGCAGCATCGGGCGGCTCGGGCCCGGCTCCAGGTGCAGACGCTGACTCGGGAACGAGTCCTCAGCTTCCTGCGTCGAAATGCATTCTTGTTGCTCACCATCAGCTCCGTCATCATAG GGATCAGCCTGGCCTTTGCCCTGCGGCCCTACAAGATGAGCTACCGCCAGATCAAGTATTTCTCCTTCCCCGGGGAGCTGCTGATGCGGATGCTGCAGATGCTGGTCCTGCCCCTGATCGTCTCTAGCCTGGTTACTG GCATGGCCTCCTTGGACAGCGCGTCTTCGGGCCGGATGGGGGTGCGGGCGGTGGTGTACTACATGGTGACCACGGTCCTGGCAGTCTTCACTGGCATCCTCATGGTGACCATCATCCACCCGGGCAAAGGCTCCAAGACCACACTGCACCGCGAGGGCCAGGTGGAGCAGGTGTCCGCCGCCGACGCCTTCATGGATCTCATTAG GAACATGTTCCCGCCCAATCTGGTGGAAGCATGCTTCAAACAG TTCAAGACCCACTACAGCACCAGGGTGGTGACCCGGGTGGCCCCACGGTCAGGCAATATGACGGAATCGGGGcccagcctgtctccccctccggagaATGTCACGGGGATCCTGTACAATGTGAGCCAGGCTCTGGGCAGCCTGCAGAAGGTGCTGAAGTATGAGGAGGTCGTGCCCGTGCCTGGCTCGGTCAGCGGGGTCAACGCCCTAGGGCTGGTGGTCTTCTCCGTCTGCTTTggcctggttgtgggcaggatgaagcagaagggtcGGATTCTGCAGGAATTCTTCGACAGTCTCAACGAGGCCATCATGCATCTTGTGGGCATCATCATCTG ctcagcCACCCTGCCCATCACGTTCCGCTGCCTGGAGGAGAACATTGGTGTGGACCGGCGCATCACCCGCTTTGTGCTGCCTGTGGGCGCCACCATCAACATGGACGGCACGGCACTCTATGAAGCGCTGGCCGCCATCTTCATCGCTCAGGTCAACAACTATGAGCTCAACCTGGGCCAGATCATCACCATCAG CATCACGGCCACTGCGGCCAGCATCGGGGCGGCGGGCATCCCCCAGGCGGGCCTCGTGACCATGGTCATCGTCCTGACCTCCGTCGGCCTCCCCTCTGAGGACATCACCCTTATCATTGCGGTGGACTGGTTTTT AGACCGCCTGCGCACCATGACCAATGTGCTGGGGGATGCCCTGGGGGCAGGCATCGTGGAGCACCTGTCCCGACACGAGCTGGACACGGAGCAGGATGTCGAGCCGGGACGCTCGGGCCTCAGGGAGAGCGCCAAGCCTTACCACCTCATCGCCCAGGAGAACCCCAGCCATAAGCACCGTGGCGGTGAAACCAAGATGTGA